The proteins below come from a single Agromyces flavus genomic window:
- a CDS encoding carboxymuconolactone decarboxylase family protein yields MTSAPSSPPGPHRDGRSQVRFENTRFDPDGTPFHDLAKQMAAQFGYRAELALDPRLAELLRLRVAQLNPCSYCLILHTRVAAELEIPPEVIAHLASWRESAMFSDAERAALDYCEGLTLYDVARFGDLHERLRAHFEEQQVAEIAAVIINMTVWTRLKLAQGATPSADPPFAAPDTSE; encoded by the coding sequence ATGACGTCGGCTCCATCCTCACCGCCCGGGCCGCATCGAGACGGCCGGAGCCAGGTGCGGTTCGAGAACACTCGGTTCGATCCGGATGGCACGCCGTTCCACGACCTCGCGAAGCAGATGGCGGCGCAGTTCGGGTACCGTGCCGAGCTGGCCCTGGATCCGCGTCTCGCCGAACTGCTGCGCCTGCGTGTCGCGCAGTTGAACCCGTGTTCGTACTGCCTCATCCTGCACACCCGAGTGGCGGCCGAATTGGAGATCCCACCCGAGGTGATCGCCCACCTCGCGTCGTGGCGCGAGAGCGCGATGTTCTCCGATGCCGAACGCGCCGCGCTCGACTATTGCGAGGGCCTCACGCTGTACGACGTCGCTCGATTCGGCGACCTGCACGAGCGGCTGCGAGCGCACTTCGAGGAGCAGCAGGTCGCCGAGATCGCCGCGGTGATCATCAACATGACGGTCTGGACGCGCCTCAAGCTCGCTCAGGGCGCCACGCCGTCGGCCGACCCGCCCTTCGCCGCACCGGACACGTCCGAGTGA
- a CDS encoding MFS transporter has product MTADTDRFHRLRWWGLAAISLGVALIIMDATIVAVATPNIVSALDLTTTQVQWIQEVYTLVFAALLMVWGTMSDRIGRRRLLVIGLVIFVGASILCAFAPNGTWLIAARAIQGVGGSMILPTTLALLNATFRGAERGIAFAVWGSTIGSMAAVGPVLGGWLTTAFSWHWAFWINLPFGILVIIGVLACVAESRQRETGRFTDWVGAAASVLGFGMLVFALIEGRSYGWWEATDSAPVSLGGFSIIPVLFVLAVIVLGALVLRERSRVAAGRSVLLDVTLFRIPTFANGNVTALTVSLGEFGLILSLPLWFQYVLGMDALQAGLALLPLAVGSFVASGAVRPLSRYLSPVRMVRLGIALEIISLAVMAILIRPDSTAWVTGVPLFFYGIGVGFATAQLTQLILVDVPLDKSGQASSTQSTARQVGSALGIAILGTALFSTLRAGTEARLADQIAAEPGVAKLVDGVSDSAGALIAGLAGNPATAAIADAAREALTQGVSVAAWIAVGALCVGLLTTIPLGRRAAHEPARSSAHSDVSGAAKGGSADGVAP; this is encoded by the coding sequence GTGACCGCCGACACCGATCGATTCCACCGGCTGCGCTGGTGGGGCCTCGCCGCGATCTCGCTCGGCGTGGCGCTCATCATCATGGATGCGACGATCGTGGCCGTCGCCACGCCGAACATCGTCTCGGCGCTCGACCTCACCACCACCCAGGTGCAGTGGATCCAGGAGGTCTACACCCTCGTCTTCGCCGCGCTCCTCATGGTGTGGGGCACGATGAGCGACCGCATCGGACGGCGACGGCTGCTCGTGATCGGACTCGTCATCTTCGTGGGGGCGAGCATCCTCTGCGCCTTCGCGCCGAACGGCACCTGGCTCATCGCGGCCCGAGCGATCCAGGGCGTCGGAGGGTCGATGATCCTCCCGACGACCCTGGCGCTCCTGAATGCGACCTTCCGGGGCGCCGAGCGCGGCATCGCCTTCGCCGTCTGGGGTTCCACCATCGGGTCGATGGCGGCAGTCGGCCCGGTCCTCGGCGGATGGCTCACCACCGCCTTCTCCTGGCACTGGGCGTTCTGGATCAATCTTCCGTTCGGCATCCTCGTCATCATCGGGGTCCTGGCGTGCGTCGCCGAGTCCCGCCAGCGGGAGACCGGCCGCTTCACTGACTGGGTCGGCGCCGCCGCGTCGGTGCTCGGATTCGGGATGCTCGTGTTCGCCCTCATCGAGGGGCGATCGTACGGGTGGTGGGAGGCGACGGACTCGGCTCCGGTCAGCCTCGGCGGGTTCAGCATCATCCCGGTGCTGTTCGTCCTCGCCGTCATCGTGCTCGGCGCTCTGGTGCTTCGCGAGCGGTCGAGGGTCGCGGCGGGCCGGTCCGTGCTGCTCGACGTCACGCTGTTCCGCATCCCGACGTTCGCCAACGGCAACGTCACCGCCCTGACCGTCTCACTGGGAGAGTTCGGGCTCATCCTCTCGCTGCCGCTGTGGTTCCAGTACGTCCTCGGCATGGACGCGCTCCAGGCCGGGCTCGCGCTGCTGCCGCTCGCGGTGGGGTCGTTCGTGGCGAGTGGCGCGGTGCGTCCCCTCTCCCGGTACCTGTCGCCGGTGCGGATGGTGCGACTCGGCATCGCGCTCGAGATCATCTCGCTCGCCGTGATGGCGATCCTCATCCGACCCGACTCGACGGCCTGGGTCACCGGTGTGCCGTTGTTCTTCTACGGCATTGGCGTCGGATTCGCGACCGCGCAACTGACCCAGCTGATCCTCGTCGACGTGCCGCTCGACAAGTCGGGCCAGGCGTCCTCGACGCAGTCGACCGCTCGCCAGGTCGGCTCCGCACTCGGCATCGCGATCCTCGGAACCGCGCTGTTCTCGACGCTCCGCGCCGGCACCGAGGCCCGCCTGGCCGACCAGATCGCCGCTGAACCCGGCGTGGCGAAGCTCGTCGACGGCGTCTCCGACTCCGCCGGAGCGCTCATCGCCGGGCTCGCCGGGAATCCGGCGACGGCGGCCATCGCCGACGCGGCCCGCGAGGCGCTCACCCAGGGCGTGTCGGTTGCCGCGTGGATCGCCGTCGGGGCGCTGTGCGTCGGCCTGCTCACGACGATCCCACTCGGGCGCCGTGCCGCGCACGAACCCGCGAGGTCATCTGCTCACTCGGACGTGTCCGGTGCGGCGAAGGGCGGGTCGGCCGACGGCGTGGCGCCCTGA
- a CDS encoding alkyl/aryl-sulfatase has product MQQNEATERIRAQQRELAERLPFDDRRDLEAVERGFIAALEPGEIRDADGKIVWDADEFAFITGDAPDTVNPSLWRQSTLVSKQGLFEVVEGIYQVRGLDLSNVSFVEGDTGVIVIDPLISKETAAAALTLYREHRGDRPVTAVIFTHSHIDHFGGVLGVVSHEDVGANGVQVIGPAGLVGEAVAENVYAGTAMGRRAGYMYGASLERGPRGAVGAGLGQSTSKGHPGIVVPTLEIRSTGEAHVIDGVEIEFQMAPGTEAPAEMHFLFPQKRALCMAENATHNLHNLLTLRGALVRDPHVWSKYLTEAIERFGDRTDVVFASHHWPTWGADEIREFLGLQRDLYAYLHDQTLRMLNQGMNGAEIAEEIQLPPALENAWHARGYYGSVNHNVKAVYQRYMGWFDGNPARLWPHPPKPLAERYVAAIGGVDRVVELAKQAYDAGDFRWAATLLDHAVFTDAGHAAARSLYADTLEQLAYGAENGTWRNFFLSGATELRGENFGTPTSTAAPEILAQLTPEQLLDAIAITVDGPRAWDLDLALDLTFTDVDRNFRVTLRNGVLVYVEKPADESSAQATVLLTKPRMLALLAGDRESPGIDKRGDTDVLDRLMSVLDRGDPSFDIVVP; this is encoded by the coding sequence ATGCAGCAGAACGAGGCGACCGAGCGCATCCGGGCGCAGCAACGCGAGCTCGCCGAACGACTGCCGTTCGACGATCGCCGCGATCTGGAGGCGGTCGAGCGCGGCTTCATCGCTGCGCTGGAGCCGGGCGAGATCCGGGATGCCGACGGCAAGATCGTGTGGGACGCCGACGAGTTCGCGTTCATCACTGGCGACGCGCCCGACACCGTCAACCCGAGCCTCTGGAGGCAGTCCACCCTGGTGTCGAAGCAGGGGCTCTTCGAAGTCGTCGAGGGCATCTACCAGGTCCGCGGCCTCGACCTCTCGAACGTGAGCTTCGTGGAGGGCGACACCGGCGTCATCGTCATCGATCCGCTCATCTCGAAGGAGACCGCCGCGGCGGCCCTCACCCTGTACCGCGAGCACCGCGGCGACCGCCCCGTCACCGCGGTGATCTTCACCCACAGCCACATCGACCACTTCGGCGGCGTGCTCGGCGTCGTCTCGCACGAGGACGTCGGCGCGAACGGCGTGCAGGTCATCGGGCCGGCCGGCCTCGTCGGTGAGGCCGTCGCCGAGAACGTGTATGCGGGCACCGCGATGGGGCGTCGCGCGGGCTATATGTACGGCGCGTCGCTGGAACGCGGGCCGCGCGGCGCGGTGGGTGCCGGCCTCGGCCAGTCCACCTCGAAGGGGCATCCGGGCATCGTCGTGCCGACACTCGAGATCCGCAGCACGGGCGAGGCCCATGTGATCGACGGCGTCGAGATCGAGTTCCAGATGGCCCCCGGCACCGAGGCGCCGGCCGAGATGCACTTCCTGTTCCCGCAGAAGCGTGCGCTGTGCATGGCCGAGAACGCGACGCACAACCTGCACAACCTGCTGACCCTCCGCGGCGCGCTCGTGCGCGATCCGCACGTCTGGTCGAAGTACCTCACCGAGGCGATCGAGCGGTTCGGCGACCGCACCGACGTGGTCTTCGCATCGCATCACTGGCCGACCTGGGGCGCCGACGAGATCCGCGAGTTCCTCGGTCTGCAGCGCGACCTGTACGCGTACCTGCACGATCAGACGTTGCGGATGCTGAACCAGGGCATGAACGGCGCAGAGATCGCCGAGGAGATCCAGTTGCCGCCTGCACTCGAGAACGCCTGGCACGCACGCGGCTACTACGGTTCCGTGAACCATAACGTCAAGGCCGTCTACCAGCGCTACATGGGATGGTTCGACGGCAACCCGGCGCGGCTGTGGCCGCACCCGCCCAAGCCGCTCGCCGAGCGGTACGTGGCCGCGATCGGCGGGGTCGACCGCGTCGTCGAGCTCGCGAAGCAGGCGTACGACGCGGGTGACTTCCGATGGGCGGCGACGCTGCTCGACCACGCCGTCTTCACCGACGCCGGGCATGCGGCCGCTCGCTCGCTCTACGCCGACACCCTCGAGCAACTTGCGTACGGCGCCGAGAACGGCACCTGGCGCAACTTCTTCCTCTCGGGAGCGACGGAGCTGCGCGGCGAGAACTTCGGGACGCCGACGAGCACGGCGGCGCCCGAGATCCTCGCCCAGCTCACGCCCGAGCAGTTGCTCGACGCCATCGCGATCACGGTGGACGGACCACGGGCCTGGGACCTCGACCTCGCGCTCGACCTGACCTTCACCGACGTCGACCGGAACTTCCGCGTCACGCTCCGCAACGGCGTGCTCGTCTACGTCGAGAAGCCGGCCGACGAGTCGAGCGCCCAGGCGACGGTCCTCCTCACCAAGCCGCGGATGCTCGCCCTGCTCGCCGGCGACCGCGAGAGCCCGGGCATCGACAAGCGCGGCGACACCGACGTCCTCGACCGGCTGATGTCCGTACTCGACCGCGGCGACCCGTCATTCGACATCGTCGTCCCCTGA
- a CDS encoding pyridoxamine 5'-phosphate oxidase family protein, translating into MAAAPIRPISPPRSLTERGRRFVAERHLATLSTIGPRGDLHVVAVGFTYVEGVVRIITRGGSQKVRNVERDHRATVAQVSGAEWLSIAGRAVVERDAESVELAVRLYAERYRQPRENPTRVVIRIDPERVLGSAGLWNIGSPEA; encoded by the coding sequence ATGGCCGCCGCGCCGATTCGCCCGATCTCGCCGCCCCGCTCGCTCACCGAGCGGGGTCGGCGCTTCGTCGCCGAACGCCACCTCGCCACGTTGTCGACGATCGGGCCCCGAGGCGATCTGCACGTGGTCGCGGTCGGCTTCACGTACGTCGAGGGCGTGGTCCGGATCATCACGCGCGGCGGGAGTCAGAAGGTGCGCAATGTCGAGCGAGACCATCGCGCGACGGTCGCGCAGGTATCCGGGGCGGAATGGCTGAGCATCGCCGGTCGAGCCGTCGTCGAGCGCGACGCCGAGTCGGTCGAGCTCGCGGTGCGCCTCTACGCCGAGCGGTACCGGCAGCCGCGCGAGAATCCGACCCGCGTCGTGATCCGCATCGACCCCGAGCGGGTGCTCGGCTCGGCCGGTCTCTGGAACATCGGATCTCCTGAGGCCTGA
- a CDS encoding amphi-Trp domain-containing protein, protein MSLFDIDDAQRMSREEAAARLHALADALAKNNSVEFQRAGRLITVRVPDEVDLKVEVELGDEGGNELEVELTW, encoded by the coding sequence ATGAGCCTGTTCGACATCGACGACGCCCAGCGCATGAGCCGTGAGGAGGCAGCCGCCAGGCTCCACGCCCTCGCCGACGCCCTGGCGAAGAACAACTCGGTCGAGTTCCAGCGCGCGGGGCGGCTCATCACCGTGCGCGTCCCCGACGAGGTCGACCTGAAGGTCGAGGTCGAGCTCGGCGATGAGGGCGGCAACGAGCTCGAGGTCGAACTCACCTGGTGA
- a CDS encoding patatin-like phospholipase family protein: MSDDRSLGLTVGGGGAFAAAHVGVLQVLDDRGIRPGIVTGTSSGALVAAAYAAELELETIEHATREFRWASIAAWSMRPRWGLLDSGVVEDTVRRALGRDPMIEDLPRRFAAVATDLRTRRPVVIDTGLLSRALRSTIAVPGLLPPVARRGTLLADGGMVDNVPVAAARALGAARVIVVRLHASWENVRMMRTVTRTAELVADPSVVLIQPEMERMAQWRTTDVPRLIEEGRRAAEKALDG, encoded by the coding sequence ATGAGCGATGACCGCTCGCTGGGGCTGACAGTTGGAGGCGGCGGCGCGTTCGCCGCCGCGCACGTCGGGGTGTTGCAGGTACTGGACGATCGCGGCATACGACCCGGGATCGTCACCGGCACGAGCTCCGGTGCGCTCGTCGCCGCGGCCTATGCGGCTGAACTCGAGCTTGAGACGATCGAGCACGCGACGCGCGAGTTCCGGTGGGCGAGCATTGCGGCGTGGTCGATGCGCCCGAGGTGGGGACTGCTCGACTCAGGGGTCGTCGAGGACACGGTGCGCCGTGCGCTGGGGCGCGACCCGATGATCGAGGACCTGCCTCGCCGTTTCGCTGCGGTCGCCACGGACCTCCGTACCCGTCGGCCCGTCGTCATCGACACGGGACTCCTCAGCCGTGCCCTCCGCTCGACGATCGCGGTGCCGGGTCTGCTTCCGCCGGTTGCGCGGCGAGGGACCCTGCTCGCCGATGGCGGCATGGTCGACAACGTTCCGGTCGCCGCTGCCCGTGCGCTCGGCGCCGCCCGGGTCATCGTCGTGCGGCTGCATGCCAGTTGGGAGAACGTCCGCATGATGCGCACGGTCACGCGCACCGCCGAGCTGGTCGCCGATCCGTCGGTGGTGCTCATCCAGCCCGAGATGGAGCGGATGGCGCAGTGGAGGACGACGGACGTGCCTCGCCTCATCGAAGAGGGCCGGCGTGCGGCCGAGAAGGCGCTGGACGGCTGA
- a CDS encoding endo-1,4-beta-xylanase: MRTSRPLLAGVLALASVAIVPGTAFAAPAPPADPNASEHSAVIGENTLRALAEAAGIEIGVAVNADLLENNVKYRNIVNTQFSSVTAENVMKWEALNPQPGVYDWAPAEALIANAEANGQVVRGHTLVWHNQLPTWLTTGDYSAEELRAILENHVKTVAAHFAGDIQQWDVVNEIFNDDGTFRETIWYLAYEELGLPGEQYVADVFRWANEADPEALLFYNDYNLEFTGPKSNAAYAFVQELIAAGVPIDGVGFQGHLDTQYGYPDLQNNLQRFADLGLEVALTEVDIRTFVTQKPNGEYTNTPADPAEGAEQVDWWARTLEACLAVEACNSYTVWGVSDANSWIPGWFTGQGAGLLYDMHDNPKPQYEALREVLREAV, encoded by the coding sequence ATGCGCACATCACGTCCCCTGCTCGCCGGTGTCCTCGCACTGGCCTCGGTGGCCATCGTCCCGGGCACGGCGTTCGCGGCTCCGGCTCCGCCGGCCGACCCGAACGCGTCCGAGCATTCGGCGGTGATCGGCGAGAACACCCTGCGCGCGCTCGCCGAAGCCGCCGGCATCGAGATCGGCGTCGCGGTGAACGCCGACCTCCTCGAGAACAACGTCAAGTACCGCAACATCGTCAACACCCAGTTCTCGAGCGTCACTGCCGAGAACGTCATGAAGTGGGAGGCGTTGAACCCGCAGCCCGGCGTCTACGACTGGGCGCCGGCAGAGGCCCTCATCGCGAACGCCGAGGCGAACGGCCAGGTCGTCCGCGGCCATACCCTCGTGTGGCACAACCAGCTGCCCACGTGGCTGACGACCGGCGACTACAGCGCCGAGGAACTGCGCGCGATCCTCGAGAACCACGTCAAGACGGTCGCAGCGCACTTCGCGGGCGACATCCAGCAGTGGGACGTCGTCAACGAGATCTTCAATGACGACGGAACCTTCCGCGAGACGATCTGGTACCTGGCCTACGAGGAGCTCGGTCTGCCCGGCGAGCAGTACGTCGCCGACGTGTTCCGCTGGGCGAACGAGGCCGACCCCGAGGCCCTGCTGTTCTACAACGACTACAACCTCGAGTTCACCGGCCCGAAGAGCAACGCCGCATACGCGTTCGTCCAGGAGCTGATCGCCGCCGGCGTGCCCATCGACGGCGTCGGCTTCCAGGGCCACCTCGACACGCAGTACGGCTACCCGGACCTGCAGAACAACCTGCAGCGGTTCGCCGACCTCGGACTCGAGGTCGCGCTCACCGAGGTCGACATCCGCACCTTCGTCACGCAGAAGCCCAACGGCGAGTACACCAACACCCCCGCCGACCCCGCGGAAGGCGCCGAGCAGGTCGACTGGTGGGCGCGCACGCTCGAGGCCTGCCTCGCCGTCGAGGCGTGCAACTCCTACACGGTGTGGGGCGTGTCCGACGCGAACTCGTGGATCCCGGGCTGGTTCACCGGCCAGGGCGCGGGCCTGCTGTACGACATGCACGACAACCCCAAGCCGCAGTACGAGGCGCTGCGCGAGGTCCTGCGCGAGGCGGTCTGA